In Pedobacter sp. W3I1, one DNA window encodes the following:
- the fucP gene encoding L-fucose:H+ symporter permease, which produces MNNKPAFTEKKFLLTFILVTSLFMLWGVAHSMSDVLNKHFQNVLNVSKAQSGLIQFSVFGAYFIMSIPAGIFLKRFGYKAGVILGLGLFATGTFLFVPAANAESFGFFRIALFILGCGMATLETVAHPFAASLGDQRTSDRRVNFSQSFNAIGAIIGPAIGTFFLLRATSGGHENSLDSVKLLYAGLGGFILMVAVAFFFIRIPDLIDPHSISDTPISAQNIDIAPGKRLFQHRHFVWAVAAQFFNVAAQAGTWSYFINYGHEKMGFSDEKAGNFMVLFMVMMALGRFVGTYLMKFIAPNKILAAFAIGSIIACLIVAQSWGWTSYCALLSINFFFSIMFPTIFSLGLKNLGSHTQQASSFISMGVVGGAVMPYFMGKIANVDVAHAYYLPIICYVVIFLFAARFFKVIR; this is translated from the coding sequence ATGAACAATAAACCTGCTTTTACCGAAAAGAAATTCCTTTTAACCTTTATCCTGGTTACTTCCCTGTTTATGTTATGGGGAGTGGCGCACTCGATGAGTGATGTACTGAATAAACATTTTCAGAATGTACTTAACGTATCAAAAGCACAATCCGGACTGATCCAGTTTTCTGTATTTGGAGCCTATTTTATCATGAGCATTCCAGCCGGAATATTTCTGAAACGCTTCGGCTACAAGGCAGGTGTAATATTAGGGCTTGGACTTTTTGCTACCGGGACTTTTCTTTTTGTTCCCGCTGCAAATGCAGAAAGCTTTGGTTTTTTCAGGATAGCACTTTTTATTCTCGGCTGCGGAATGGCAACGCTTGAAACTGTTGCACACCCTTTTGCGGCCTCATTGGGTGATCAGCGTACCAGTGATAGAAGGGTAAACTTCTCCCAGTCTTTCAATGCCATAGGTGCAATAATTGGTCCGGCTATAGGAACATTCTTTTTGCTACGCGCAACTTCCGGTGGGCACGAAAATTCCCTCGATTCGGTAAAATTGCTTTACGCAGGACTAGGAGGTTTTATTTTGATGGTTGCGGTGGCTTTTTTCTTTATCCGCATTCCGGATCTGATCGATCCCCATAGTATTTCCGATACACCAATATCTGCACAGAACATTGACATCGCTCCGGGAAAAAGACTTTTTCAGCACCGGCACTTTGTTTGGGCAGTAGCGGCTCAGTTTTTTAATGTAGCGGCACAGGCTGGTACCTGGAGTTATTTTATAAACTATGGACACGAGAAAATGGGCTTTTCTGATGAGAAAGCAGGAAACTTTATGGTATTGTTTATGGTAATGATGGCGCTTGGAAGATTCGTTGGAACTTACCTGATGAAATTTATAGCCCCAAACAAAATTCTCGCTGCATTTGCCATTGGTAGCATTATTGCCTGCCTTATTGTAGCCCAAAGCTGGGGCTGGACATCATATTGTGCCCTGCTAAGCATCAATTTTTTCTTTAGTATTATGTTTCCTACTATTTTCAGCCTCGGACTGAAAAATCTTGGTTCACATACCCAGCAAGCATCTTCATTTATCTCTATGGGGGTAGTTGGCGGAGCTGTAATGCCTTACTTTATGGGTAAGATAGCCAATGTAGATGTGGCCCATGCTTATTATCTGCCCATCATCTGTTATGTGGTGATCTTTCTTTTTGCCGCCAGATTTTTTAAGGTAATCAGATAA
- a CDS encoding glycoside hydrolase family 97 protein: MKFYRHTFLILFSLLAFFEVSAQNTKPGAEQILYSPDRSLMVRFFQKESADHKKTFFYQLSYKGKNVILESKLDLELDNHLSESAMALKVDTHQNWFENLEIKNSVRTQKDTTWTPVYGERKFIRDHYNSLVIKTVKDDNPIYEMNIEFRAYNQGIAFRFFFPENVKGTYYRIMSENTEFKFEEGALAWKANWAQAPYKKVPLENWDAEAERPLTLELKNGLFVSLLEAQMVDYSRTKFKLKEKNTVITSMFTPVDLISPVATPWRAVMVAETASGIAGGTDLILNLNEPSKIKDQSWVKPGKIMRVMSQTTKDALENIDFAAKRSLQYILFDWKWYGPAFSFSSDASKVAIADFDLPQIISYGKEKGIGVWLYVNQQALLMQSDSLFSIYKKWGIAGVKFGFVQSGSHRWTTWVEKAIQQAAQNQIMVNIHDDWRPTGEQRTWPNLMTSEGIRGNEEMPDATSNTVMPFTRYIAGAADYTICYFDPRIKTTHAHQLALAAIYFSPIQTLYWYDKPAFYKGEPELEFWDKIPVTWDETKVLSGRPGEYVTTARRSGEEWFLGSITNNEARKVELKLDFLPKGQKFVARIYNDDSTVATATKVGIKDIAVDSKSILKLDLQASGGAAIWLHKK; this comes from the coding sequence ATGAAATTTTACCGACACACTTTTCTTATCCTATTTTCCTTACTTGCTTTTTTTGAGGTATCAGCACAAAATACCAAGCCCGGCGCAGAACAGATACTTTATTCGCCTGATAGATCTCTTATGGTCCGTTTTTTTCAAAAAGAATCTGCAGATCATAAAAAGACGTTTTTTTATCAATTGTCTTATAAAGGAAAAAATGTTATTCTGGAGTCGAAACTTGATCTTGAACTTGATAACCACCTTTCAGAAAGTGCAATGGCATTAAAGGTAGATACCCATCAAAACTGGTTTGAGAATCTTGAGATCAAGAATTCAGTGCGCACGCAAAAAGATACGACCTGGACTCCTGTTTATGGAGAGAGGAAATTTATCCGTGATCATTACAACAGTCTGGTGATTAAAACAGTGAAGGATGATAATCCGATATATGAGATGAATATCGAATTCAGGGCCTATAATCAAGGTATTGCCTTTCGTTTTTTCTTTCCTGAAAATGTTAAGGGAACCTACTATCGGATCATGTCAGAAAATACTGAATTTAAATTTGAAGAAGGTGCATTAGCCTGGAAGGCAAATTGGGCGCAGGCACCGTATAAAAAGGTTCCACTCGAGAATTGGGACGCAGAGGCTGAACGACCACTGACCCTCGAACTAAAAAATGGTCTGTTTGTATCGCTGTTAGAGGCACAGATGGTAGATTATTCAAGAACGAAATTTAAACTTAAAGAAAAAAATACAGTAATCACCTCTATGTTTACCCCTGTAGATCTGATTTCTCCGGTGGCAACGCCGTGGAGAGCGGTAATGGTTGCCGAAACTGCCAGCGGGATTGCCGGAGGAACAGACCTGATCTTAAACCTTAATGAACCATCAAAGATAAAAGATCAAAGCTGGGTAAAACCGGGTAAGATAATGCGCGTGATGTCGCAAACTACAAAAGATGCGCTGGAGAATATCGATTTTGCGGCAAAAAGAAGCCTACAGTATATCCTGTTCGACTGGAAATGGTACGGTCCTGCTTTCAGCTTCAGTTCTGATGCGTCAAAAGTCGCAATTGCAGATTTCGATCTGCCTCAAATCATCAGTTATGGAAAAGAAAAGGGAATAGGGGTGTGGTTATATGTAAACCAACAGGCCCTGTTGATGCAGAGCGATAGCCTTTTTTCAATCTATAAAAAGTGGGGTATTGCCGGGGTTAAGTTTGGCTTTGTACAATCAGGATCACACCGTTGGACAACCTGGGTAGAAAAGGCGATACAGCAAGCTGCTCAGAACCAGATAATGGTGAACATTCACGATGACTGGCGCCCAACAGGCGAGCAGCGCACCTGGCCCAATCTGATGACCTCGGAAGGAATAAGGGGAAATGAAGAAATGCCCGATGCCACCAGTAACACCGTAATGCCGTTTACCAGGTATATCGCAGGAGCTGCGGATTATACCATCTGTTATTTCGATCCTAGGATAAAAACAACCCATGCCCACCAGTTAGCACTTGCCGCAATTTATTTTAGCCCGATTCAGACCCTGTATTGGTATGATAAACCTGCCTTTTATAAAGGTGAACCCGAACTTGAATTCTGGGACAAGATTCCTGTTACCTGGGATGAAACAAAGGTTTTGTCGGGGCGCCCTGGTGAGTACGTTACAACAGCAAGGCGCAGTGGCGAGGAATGGTTTTTAGGCAGTATTACCAATAATGAGGCCCGTAAAGTAGAATTGAAGCTGGATTTTCTTCCGAAAGGACAAAAATTTGTCGCCCGGATTTATAATGATGACAGCACTGTTGCCACTGCCACCAAAGTAGGAATAAAAGACATAGCGGTTGATTCAAAATCTATCCTGAAACTGGATCTTCAGGCTTCAGGAGGTGCTGCAATCTGGCTACACAAAAAATAA
- a CDS encoding IS4 family transposase, whose product MHREFTDLGDHRLLLRGNKILNDLFSRSVHSIRQLTDDDASAKGFYRFLLNERISEDELLSNLIGNCKAACSGRYVICFQDTTEINLSSHGNRINKTSGLGTTNANKVKGLGFFIHPSLVVDAENCIPYGYSDIKIWNRPLEFSSKFERQYQSLPIEEKESYKWIEASNNTKSALSDVVKGMLIVQDREGDIYEQFALIPDGHTDLLVRARSNRTLGDKTKLFDCLSAYESAGYYELPVAAKGKRKKRTAKIEVRYRDIEIKSTKGTSKGLPTTVPLFMVEAKEVGYAGEDSICWRLLTTLPVESIEMAKACIEWYSWRWTIEEVFKILKKEGYNIEASELEYASSVKKLSILIMEVVIKLFLMRLSYAEPEIELSADSCFTAQEQEFLDHRIIRLEGKTQKQKNPYQAKDLKRYVWAIARLGGWKGYESNRHPGITTLWIGIKYFKASMQGWDIHRDVSTR is encoded by the coding sequence ATGCATCGAGAATTTACAGATTTAGGGGATCACCGTTTACTTTTAAGAGGGAATAAGATTTTAAATGACCTTTTTAGCCGGAGTGTTCATTCGATACGGCAACTTACAGATGATGATGCATCCGCAAAAGGCTTCTACCGTTTTCTCCTGAATGAACGGATAAGCGAGGATGAACTCTTGTCCAACCTTATTGGGAACTGTAAAGCAGCATGTTCAGGCAGATATGTTATCTGCTTTCAGGACACTACCGAGATTAACCTTAGTAGTCACGGGAATAGGATAAATAAAACCAGTGGCCTAGGCACCACCAATGCAAACAAAGTTAAGGGGCTTGGCTTTTTTATACATCCAAGCCTGGTTGTTGATGCAGAGAACTGCATTCCCTATGGTTACTCTGACATTAAGATATGGAACCGACCGCTGGAGTTTAGCTCAAAATTTGAGCGTCAGTACCAATCGCTGCCTATAGAAGAGAAAGAATCCTATAAATGGATCGAGGCTTCGAACAATACCAAATCTGCATTAAGCGATGTTGTAAAGGGTATGCTGATCGTTCAGGACAGAGAGGGCGATATATATGAACAGTTTGCGCTCATTCCAGATGGGCACACCGATCTATTGGTCCGGGCAAGATCCAACAGAACGCTGGGCGATAAGACCAAGCTTTTCGATTGCCTTTCCGCCTATGAGTCAGCAGGATACTACGAACTTCCTGTAGCCGCCAAGGGGAAACGGAAAAAGCGGACTGCTAAAATAGAGGTCAGGTATAGAGATATCGAAATAAAAAGCACAAAGGGTACCAGCAAGGGGTTGCCCACTACAGTACCCCTGTTTATGGTAGAGGCAAAAGAGGTTGGCTACGCAGGAGAGGACAGTATCTGCTGGAGGTTGCTGACTACCCTTCCTGTAGAAAGTATCGAAATGGCAAAGGCCTGTATAGAATGGTACAGCTGGCGATGGACTATAGAGGAAGTATTCAAGATACTTAAGAAAGAGGGATACAACATAGAAGCATCGGAACTTGAATACGCCTCTTCGGTTAAAAAACTTTCTATACTGATCATGGAAGTGGTGATCAAACTGTTTCTTATGAGACTCTCCTATGCAGAGCCTGAGATAGAGCTGTCAGCAGATTCCTGTTTTACGGCCCAGGAGCAGGAGTTTCTTGATCATCGGATAATCCGTCTTGAAGGGAAAACCCAAAAGCAGAAAAACCCATATCAGGCAAAAGACCTAAAGAGGTATGTATGGGCAATAGCCAGACTTGGGGGATGGAAAGGCTACGAAAGTAACAGGCACCCAGGAATTACTACCCTTTGGATAGGCATCAAGTATTTTAAAGCATCAATGCAGGGTTGGGATATCCACAGAGATGTGTCCACACGATAG
- a CDS encoding CHRD domain-containing protein — translation MKNNIFKILVFCAVLILAGCTKGKELESLTGATYTVTGAADAVQMVPATGVNTTGTFNGWYDEQVNVLTFTLAWSNVFTGTPADAITSVKFYGPAAAGTNGTLIKTVVFANGNASGSVNLGLGGYAELSATEIPVLLNGSCYYVICTQKYPSGIIRGQLKSIRN, via the coding sequence ATGAAAAACAACATATTCAAAATTCTGGTTTTCTGCGCAGTGTTAATTCTTGCCGGATGTACAAAAGGAAAAGAGCTGGAGTCCTTAACCGGTGCTACCTATACAGTTACAGGTGCCGCTGATGCAGTCCAGATGGTACCTGCTACCGGAGTTAATACAACCGGAACCTTCAACGGCTGGTACGATGAACAGGTAAATGTACTAACCTTTACCCTGGCCTGGAGCAATGTTTTTACCGGTACGCCTGCTGATGCGATCACATCGGTAAAATTTTATGGACCTGCAGCCGCAGGAACCAACGGCACACTGATTAAAACAGTAGTTTTTGCTAATGGCAATGCATCAGGTTCAGTTAACCTCGGTCTTGGAGGATACGCCGAATTAAGCGCAACCGAAATACCGGTTTTACTTAACGGAAGCTGTTATTATGTAATCTGTACCCAGAAATATCCCTCAGGTATCATCAGGGGGCAACTTAAGTCGATCAGGAACTGA
- a CDS encoding RagB/SusD family nutrient uptake outer membrane protein has protein sequence MKNFISMYKNKDINPLGAITRAGILCVWTAGLLASLSSCKKSGFLDQKTLSQIDENTVFTDSLNSWNYVNSRYSNLTYSWEPTRWGRGGVDAASDEVQAANAPTEQHAYWAGGAVNPSNVSSEIWTTTWQQVRAVNIFLKNQSRIPMTENTKKLLEGQMRFLRAWYYATMLKTYGGFPLIDNTIFSDSDVIDLSRNTYAECLNYIISECDAAANLLPLDFVIASGNLGNYGRVTKGAALALKARLLLYAASPLINASRGDDPAHLVSFGNADPNRWKAAADAAQAVINLGQYTLFRRVTPFFYNQFLNGLTATTPNSEAIFSYLPATSTPNNMIRETLANPATRGTRYQTGGPSCFPLQELVDAFGMANGKAIDDPTSGYPGIGNNMYLNRDPRFYATITYNGGLRFLSGKATDQPVWTYTGDIPASSTNDAAIAGARTDGIYTSTGTSTGYFAYKMLANNVANGGVELNRPRILIRYAEILLNAAEANNEFAGPSPQIYTWLKEIRDRAGIAPGANGMYGMNSNMTQSEMRLFLQRERQVELALEEHRFWDVRRWKTAPQVLNQDLHGMEITRAANGSYSYRTIVVRKNVFRDNMYFFPIPQAELTKSAALKQNPGY, from the coding sequence ATGAAAAATTTTATTTCAATGTATAAAAATAAGGATATCAATCCGCTGGGGGCGATCACCAGAGCAGGAATACTTTGTGTATGGACTGCCGGGCTTCTGGCCAGTCTGTCTTCATGTAAAAAATCAGGTTTTCTTGACCAGAAAACATTGAGCCAGATTGATGAGAATACTGTTTTTACGGATAGTTTAAATAGCTGGAACTATGTAAACAGCAGGTATAGCAACCTAACTTATTCATGGGAACCGACAAGGTGGGGAAGAGGGGGAGTGGATGCGGCAAGTGATGAAGTACAGGCGGCAAATGCACCTACCGAACAGCATGCCTATTGGGCAGGTGGGGCAGTAAATCCAAGTAACGTAAGTTCGGAGATATGGACAACCACATGGCAGCAGGTGCGTGCGGTTAATATATTCCTTAAGAATCAGTCGCGTATTCCCATGACTGAAAATACCAAAAAACTTCTTGAAGGGCAGATGCGCTTTTTAAGGGCATGGTACTATGCAACTATGCTCAAAACTTATGGCGGATTCCCGCTAATAGATAATACGATATTCAGCGATAGCGACGTAATAGACCTGTCAAGGAATACCTATGCAGAATGCCTGAACTATATTATTTCAGAATGTGATGCTGCTGCTAATCTGCTACCTTTAGATTTTGTTATTGCTTCGGGCAATCTAGGAAACTATGGCAGGGTTACAAAAGGAGCAGCGCTGGCATTGAAGGCCCGTTTACTTTTATACGCGGCGAGCCCTTTAATTAATGCTTCAAGAGGAGACGACCCTGCGCACCTGGTTTCTTTCGGTAATGCTGATCCCAACCGCTGGAAAGCTGCAGCCGATGCTGCGCAGGCAGTCATCAATCTCGGTCAATATACTTTGTTTAGAAGGGTAACGCCATTTTTCTATAATCAGTTCCTAAATGGGCTCACTGCTACAACACCGAATTCGGAAGCGATCTTTTCTTATTTGCCAGCTACCAGTACGCCAAATAACATGATCAGGGAGACACTGGCAAACCCTGCAACCAGAGGAACCAGATATCAGACTGGTGGCCCAAGTTGTTTTCCGCTCCAGGAACTTGTTGATGCCTTTGGTATGGCAAACGGTAAGGCAATTGATGATCCTACATCAGGTTATCCCGGCATAGGGAACAATATGTACCTCAACCGCGACCCACGTTTTTATGCCACAATTACATACAATGGAGGCTTACGTTTTCTCAGTGGCAAAGCAACCGACCAGCCAGTTTGGACCTATACCGGTGACATACCTGCATCATCTACGAATGATGCGGCAATAGCTGGTGCACGTACTGATGGAATTTATACTTCAACGGGAACCAGTACCGGTTATTTCGCCTATAAAATGCTTGCCAATAATGTGGCTAATGGAGGAGTGGAACTTAACCGTCCGAGAATACTCATCCGCTATGCTGAAATTCTTTTAAATGCTGCTGAAGCAAACAATGAATTTGCCGGGCCTTCACCGCAGATTTATACCTGGCTGAAGGAAATTCGTGACCGTGCCGGAATTGCCCCCGGTGCCAATGGGATGTACGGAATGAATTCAAATATGACACAATCGGAAATGAGATTGTTTCTGCAGCGCGAGCGGCAGGTAGAACTTGCCCTTGAAGAACATCGTTTCTGGGATGTGCGAAGATGGAAAACTGCACCCCAGGTACTCAATCAGGATCTTCATGGGATGGAAATTACCAGAGCCGCCAATGGAAGTTATAGCTATAGAACTATTGTGGTGAGAAAAAATGTATTCAGAGATAACATGTATTTCTTCCCAATTCCGCAGGCCGAACTCACTAAATCTGCTGCGCTAAAACAAAACCCAGGCTATTAA
- a CDS encoding TonB-dependent receptor gives MKFIKIMCLFILVAAVTKLQAQVRAVTGQILDEMNLPMPGVTVSEIGNLRNGTISDENGNFVLTLKSANNAIQFSTVSYITLTQQAVSGKKMTVRMKPDTKGLDDIVVVGYSTQKRITNPGAVSSIKAAEIENIPTSSIQNTLAGRLPGFTAIQRSGQPGSDAAEFFIRGVNSINNDNQPLIIVDDIQYTYAQVAQLDPNEIETITILKDASTTAIYGVRGANGAMVITTKRGMISKPSINVSTQFGVNQVIQYPNYLDAYATAVLQNEAYINDSYKLTSPLTLPWTAADLKMFKEGSDLYGHPNVNWQQELLKNSSTQSNYNVDIRGGNSKVKYFTSFGYFKQNGLLRDFTPTNPNDVGVEPNYFYNRINFRSNLDITPTKTLNIRFDLNGRFETVNTPNGPIDGDGLFKELISFRNLSAFSMPLINPNGTYGYANQSWGNGNVNPVSRLANSGYKRNYNNNFNIVAGANQKLDFLAQGLEAKVNISYASTINEHRFLQRGPASLPAFYYNSANNTYTTKGNNQFPVFGQNIGNDAFNNSVNSQFSLNYDHNFGIHRVYALALINDISTVSGGNVPLNFRGISGRLGYNFKQTYGVEFDVARNGNDLFREEQRYGVFPSISGFWNLGEEKFFKRLFPFIDLFKLRGSYGLTGSDNGYPTVLTSIAYTLPGSGTLFGNGATEGALINSDVTWEKSRKTDVGVDINMFEGKLTMSADYFYEYRYDQLISQGAISAIIGQAVPRRNVGISDNKGFEVEFNYRDKIGAVSYSIGGNLSHFKNKIIYISEAPDYPYLAQTGRQIGLTKGYQFTGFYQVADFDANGSVKPGVAYPLWSTIQPGDMKYADLNNDGFITAADQTFLAQPNIPTYTYGINLGLNYKGFSLRALLQGALGYSINVFAEGTDIFNGVPQPLQLQSWSPNNPDHAIFPRIGFNNNINNRTWQTISDFSLSPGSYIRLKSLEFGFQVPKQWVARTRFIQSCRIYSAGYNLLTIRDTGKFQVDPEIARGSNAGTAYPITANYTFGLQVGF, from the coding sequence ATGAAATTTATAAAGATAATGTGCCTGTTTATCCTGGTCGCTGCTGTCACAAAACTACAGGCCCAGGTTAGGGCTGTAACTGGCCAGATCCTGGATGAAATGAATCTTCCAATGCCTGGTGTTACGGTTTCCGAAATCGGGAACCTGCGCAATGGTACAATCAGCGATGAGAACGGGAATTTTGTGCTCACGCTCAAATCGGCGAACAATGCCATCCAGTTTAGCACAGTGAGTTATATTACCCTCACACAACAGGCGGTTAGCGGCAAAAAAATGACGGTAAGGATGAAGCCTGATACAAAGGGGCTTGATGATATCGTAGTGGTGGGATACAGTACGCAGAAAAGGATCACCAATCCAGGGGCAGTAAGTTCTATAAAAGCTGCGGAGATTGAGAATATCCCGACATCCAGTATCCAGAATACACTGGCTGGCCGATTGCCCGGATTTACAGCAATTCAGCGTAGTGGACAGCCAGGTTCGGATGCAGCCGAATTTTTTATCCGTGGCGTAAATTCAATCAACAATGATAACCAGCCACTGATTATTGTAGATGATATACAGTACACCTATGCGCAGGTGGCACAGCTCGATCCCAATGAGATTGAAACGATAACCATTTTAAAAGATGCATCCACAACTGCAATTTACGGGGTTAGGGGCGCGAATGGCGCTATGGTGATCACCACCAAACGTGGGATGATATCAAAACCTTCGATTAACGTTTCCACCCAGTTTGGTGTGAACCAGGTGATCCAGTATCCCAACTATCTTGATGCCTATGCAACAGCAGTACTTCAGAATGAGGCCTATATTAATGATAGTTATAAACTGACCTCGCCACTTACCCTGCCCTGGACAGCTGCGGACCTGAAAATGTTTAAGGAGGGTTCTGATCTCTATGGACACCCGAATGTGAACTGGCAGCAAGAACTGTTAAAAAACAGTTCGACCCAAAGCAACTACAATGTCGATATCCGCGGAGGCAACAGTAAAGTGAAATATTTTACATCTTTCGGTTATTTTAAGCAGAATGGACTTTTGCGCGATTTTACTCCAACCAATCCAAATGATGTTGGGGTTGAACCTAATTATTTTTATAACAGGATCAATTTCAGGTCAAATCTGGATATCACCCCAACCAAAACACTGAATATCCGGTTTGATTTAAACGGACGTTTTGAGACTGTAAATACGCCCAATGGCCCTATTGATGGTGATGGACTATTTAAGGAACTAATTTCTTTTAGAAATCTTTCGGCGTTTTCTATGCCATTGATCAATCCTAACGGCACATACGGTTATGCAAACCAGAGCTGGGGAAATGGTAATGTAAATCCGGTGAGCAGATTGGCCAACAGTGGCTATAAACGCAATTACAATAATAATTTTAATATTGTTGCGGGTGCAAACCAGAAACTTGATTTTCTTGCCCAGGGGCTTGAAGCGAAAGTAAACATATCCTACGCAAGTACGATTAATGAACACCGTTTCCTTCAGCGGGGACCAGCCAGTTTACCTGCATTTTACTACAACTCCGCAAATAATACCTATACCACCAAAGGCAATAACCAATTTCCTGTATTTGGGCAAAATATCGGGAATGATGCTTTTAACAATTCAGTAAATAGCCAGTTCTCTCTTAATTATGATCACAATTTTGGTATTCACCGCGTTTATGCTCTCGCACTGATTAATGATATCAGTACCGTGTCAGGAGGAAATGTACCATTAAACTTTAGGGGGATTTCGGGAAGATTAGGTTATAATTTTAAACAAACCTATGGCGTTGAGTTTGATGTTGCCAGGAATGGCAATGACCTTTTTCGTGAAGAGCAGCGTTATGGGGTTTTTCCTTCCATTTCCGGGTTCTGGAACCTTGGTGAAGAAAAGTTCTTCAAAAGACTGTTTCCTTTTATCGATCTTTTCAAGTTGAGGGGCTCTTACGGCCTGACCGGTAGTGATAACGGTTATCCTACTGTTTTAACCTCCATTGCGTACACATTACCGGGATCGGGTACACTTTTCGGAAATGGAGCAACAGAGGGGGCATTGATCAATTCTGATGTAACCTGGGAAAAATCAAGAAAGACCGATGTAGGAGTAGACATTAATATGTTTGAAGGTAAACTCACCATGTCTGCCGATTATTTTTATGAATACCGGTATGATCAGCTAATCTCGCAGGGTGCCATATCTGCCATAATTGGGCAGGCTGTTCCGAGGAGGAACGTCGGCATTTCTGATAATAAAGGTTTTGAGGTTGAATTTAATTACCGCGATAAAATCGGTGCCGTGTCCTATTCCATAGGTGGCAATCTTTCACACTTTAAAAATAAGATCATTTATATCAGTGAGGCACCAGATTATCCATACCTGGCACAAACTGGCCGGCAGATCGGTTTAACAAAGGGTTACCAGTTTACAGGCTTTTATCAGGTTGCTGATTTTGATGCAAACGGGTCTGTAAAACCAGGGGTGGCCTACCCGCTCTGGAGTACCATTCAACCCGGTGATATGAAATATGCAGATCTTAACAACGATGGCTTTATTACAGCAGCCGATCAGACCTTTTTGGCCCAACCCAATATTCCAACTTATACCTATGGTATTAACCTTGGGCTGAATTATAAGGGATTTTCATTGCGTGCACTTCTACAGGGCGCTCTTGGCTATTCTATTAACGTTTTTGCTGAAGGAACCGATATCTTTAACGGTGTACCACAACCACTGCAGCTTCAAAGCTGGAGTCCCAATAATCCTGATCATGCCATTTTTCCGAGGATCGGTTTTAATAATAATATTAACAACAGAACCTGGCAAACCATATCAGACTTTAGTCTTTCTCCGGGGAGTTATATCCGCTTGAAATCACTGGAGTTTGGATTTCAGGTACCAAAACAATGGGTGGCCAGAACCCGGTTTATTCAGAGTTGCAGGATTTATTCAGCAGGCTATAATCTGCTAACCATCAGAGATACGGGTAAATTTCAGGTAGATCCTGAGATTGCCAGAGGGAGCAATGCCGGAACAGCGTATCCCATTACTGCAAATTACACATTTGGCCTCCAGGTAGGTTTTTAA